In one window of Synechococcus sp. M16CYN DNA:
- a CDS encoding histone deacetylase codes for MSCPVVYHPRYSAELPSTHRFPMAKFKLLHNFLLEQGLIEPKQIHLPISIARRDLERLHPQNYHEAFSRDQLTRPERRRIGLPTTSGLIQRTWLAVGGTLLTARLALQHGLACHLAGGTHHAHPEFGSGFCIFNDCAVTARVLLHNKEVERILIVDLDVHQGDGSAACFQDEERVTTFSVHATNNFPLQKVGSDIDIPLPDRTDDALYLAAIGDRLPEVLDERCPQLVLFNAGVDPHRDDRLGRLNLSNHGLLMRDRLVLDACLRRQIPVATVIGGGYDTLGPLVKRHAIIFRVAREQARLFGLGITP; via the coding sequence GTGAGTTGCCCTGTTGTCTATCACCCTCGTTATTCCGCAGAACTACCAAGTACCCATCGTTTTCCAATGGCTAAGTTCAAGCTATTGCATAACTTTCTGTTGGAGCAAGGGTTGATTGAACCAAAGCAGATTCACCTTCCCATAAGCATAGCCCGTCGTGATCTTGAACGCCTCCATCCCCAAAACTATCACGAAGCGTTCAGTCGTGACCAACTGACACGTCCAGAGCGACGTCGTATTGGGCTACCCACAACATCTGGCCTTATCCAACGTACATGGCTTGCCGTGGGAGGAACTTTATTGACTGCTCGCCTGGCTTTGCAGCATGGTCTGGCATGTCACCTAGCTGGTGGAACACACCATGCTCATCCAGAATTTGGTAGTGGTTTCTGCATCTTCAACGACTGTGCTGTGACAGCCCGCGTCCTTCTTCACAACAAGGAGGTGGAAAGGATCCTGATAGTTGATCTCGATGTCCATCAGGGAGATGGATCCGCAGCTTGTTTTCAGGATGAGGAGCGCGTCACTACCTTTTCAGTTCATGCTACCAACAACTTTCCCTTACAAAAGGTGGGTAGCGATATTGACATTCCCCTACCCGATAGAACCGATGATGCGTTGTATCTCGCTGCTATCGGAGATCGTCTACCCGAGGTGCTGGATGAACGTTGTCCACAGTTAGTGCTTTTCAATGCTGGTGTTGACCCCCATCGGGATGATCGACTTGGCCGCCTCAATCTCAGCAATCACGGGCTACTAATGAGAGACCGCTTAGTTCTTGATGCATGTCTACGACGTCAGATCCCCGTAGCAACTGTTATTGGTGGCGGCTACGATACGTTGGGTCCTTTAGTAAAACGTCACGCCATCATATTTCGCGTTGCAAGAGAGCAGGCGCGCCTCTTCGGTTTGGGTATAACCCCATAG
- a CDS encoding Fur family transcriptional regulator: MSLSSAPTTDDGSLENGLHQDGRRLTLQRKRVLELFERRGSGCHLSAEEVHQQLVDLKLKVSLATVYRTLRLLADMDFLQELELSEGGRRFELSVDDHRKHHHVVCIRCGLTEEFENDRVLEAGAEAAREFGFKLIESSLNVRAICSDCQT, from the coding sequence GTGTCGCTGTCCTCAGCGCCTACTACTGACGACGGATCTTTGGAGAATGGGTTGCATCAAGACGGTCGGCGTTTAACTCTCCAACGCAAACGTGTACTCGAATTATTCGAGCGGCGTGGTTCTGGCTGTCACCTCAGTGCTGAAGAAGTGCATCAGCAACTCGTTGATCTAAAACTCAAGGTTTCTCTCGCCACGGTTTACCGTACCTTGCGACTTCTTGCCGATATGGATTTCCTGCAGGAACTGGAACTGAGTGAAGGGGGACGCCGCTTTGAGTTGTCTGTTGATGACCACAGGAAACACCATCATGTAGTTTGCATTCGCTGTGGACTTACTGAAGAATTCGAAAATGATCGTGTGCTCGAAGCAGGAGCCGAGGCTGCTCGCGAATTCGGCTTTAAGTTAATCGAATCAAGCCTGAACGTCCGGGCGATCTGCAGTGATTGTCAAACCTGA
- the arsS gene encoding arsenosugar biosynthesis radical SAM (seleno)protein ArsS (Some members of this family are selenoproteins.): MTLNSVLFPALRRSRLTTLQVNLGYRCNQSCAHCHVNAGPTRTEMMAIELLELIPLALKRHQIKYLDLTGGAPELHPGFRQLVLQARTAGVAVIDRCNLTILSEPGQENLADFLAEHNVTIMASLPCHTAGNVDRQRGSGVFERSISGLRQLNSLGYGDGDPLRSLNLVYNPPGATLPAPQAALEADYKRELARFGIRFDRLLTLVNMPIQRFARQLELSDSLEEYWRVLEKAYNPANLEAVMCRHLLSIDWEGWLYDCDFNQQLSLPRPGLIRHLRDLVNSDADFSDDPIHTGRHCFGCTAGSGSSCGGALQV; encoded by the coding sequence TTGACCCTCAACTCTGTACTGTTTCCCGCACTGCGACGAAGCAGATTAACCACGCTTCAGGTCAACTTGGGCTATCGCTGCAACCAGAGCTGCGCTCATTGTCACGTCAACGCAGGCCCGACTCGGACTGAAATGATGGCTATAGAACTGTTGGAACTCATCCCTTTAGCGTTGAAGCGGCACCAAATCAAATATTTGGACCTCACCGGAGGTGCGCCAGAACTACATCCTGGATTCCGCCAGCTTGTACTTCAGGCTCGCACCGCAGGGGTGGCGGTAATTGATCGATGCAACCTCACCATTCTGAGTGAACCGGGTCAAGAAAACCTCGCCGATTTTCTAGCAGAACACAATGTAACCATTATGGCCTCACTGCCCTGTCACACTGCCGGCAACGTTGACCGCCAACGTGGCAGCGGCGTGTTTGAGCGGAGCATTAGCGGCCTGCGTCAGCTCAATTCCCTCGGCTATGGGGACGGTGATCCGTTGCGATCTCTCAATCTCGTATATAACCCGCCGGGTGCGACGCTTCCTGCCCCGCAAGCAGCCCTAGAGGCTGATTACAAAAGAGAGTTGGCTCGATTTGGTATTCGGTTTGATCGATTGCTCACCCTGGTCAATATGCCTATCCAGCGGTTTGCTCGCCAGCTGGAACTTAGCGATAGTCTGGAGGAGTACTGGCGCGTGCTCGAAAAGGCTTACAACCCAGCCAACCTTGAAGCTGTCATGTGTCGACATCTCCTCAGTATCGACTGGGAAGGTTGGCTATACGACTGCGATTTTAACCAGCAACTAAGTTTGCCTCGGCCAGGCTTGATTCGTCACCTCCGTGACCTCGTCAATTCCGACGCCGATTTTAGCGATGACCCGATTCATACGGGCCGCCATTGTTTTGGATGCACGGCCGGCTCTGGCTCAAGCTGCGGGGGAGCTCTTCAGGTTTGA